The DNA segment TCCATATGATGTTGTATCATTTACACCATATTCAAGCATACCAACAGTTCCTGTAATATCTCCGTCATATCCTTTAGAAGCTTTTCCACCGTCAAATTCAGTGTCAGAATTTACATATTTACCATATGCAATCCATTCTCCTTTTCCTGCTTTTCTTCCAAAATCATCAACAACAGACATATAAGTATCAGTTACATCTTTTGT comes from the Fusobacterium perfoetens genome and includes:
- a CDS encoding autotransporter domain-containing protein, which produces MSVVDDFGRKAGKGEWIAYGKYVNSDTEFDGGKASKGYDGDITGTVGMLEYGVNDTTSYGVVYGQGDTEVDIQGGGKLDGDNTYFGGYVKHRTQGGFDLTGNVGYTKSELDLNLATS